In a single window of the Niabella ginsenosidivorans genome:
- a CDS encoding acetyl/propionyl/methylcrotonyl-CoA carboxylase subunit alpha translates to MKKILIANRGEIAVRIIRTAKKMQISTVLIYAPQDADAAYLKEADETVLLDGQSLNETYLNIGSIIAAAKATHADAIHPGYGFLSENAAFASACRDEGIIFIGPTPEAMEAMSNKIAARKTAQAAGVPVTPGITGTIPELLAQYPSIGFPLLIKAAAGGGGKGMRVVQQEPELKDALEATAREAKNYFGDDTVYIEKYIEAPRHVEVQVVGDQQGHVIHLFDRECSLQRRHQKIIEEAPSPTLTPEVREKICNAGVQLAAAIGYQSAGTLEFLVDPDLSFYFLEMNTRIQVEHPVTELTTGIDIVEQQIRIARGEPLSLQQKDIHQKGHAIECRIYAEDPEQQFLPSPGKITFYKEPGGEGIRIDGMLLQSDATVTGDFDPMIAKLITWGTNREAARTKMTEALQQYFIYGIKNNLTFLRGLLQHPDFIENRISTKYIDQHLQVLLHDLNEQQKNDPLVPLAAALVFSLKQGQHSSSVWNQIGYWRLVPQITFTMDDKNFILSLTKIADAFVCFEYNGQSIQAQLEDAGQHQFRIHIQEQVYPVYIFKWLPGVYMIRYNGVDYEVKRNDILHIVDEQLPPPASTVAKQGGITAPMPGKVIKVAVTEGTAVKKGDLLVIVEAMKMENNILSPADGVADGVFVKEGDKVDTTAVLVHIK, encoded by the coding sequence ATGAAAAAAATCCTTATAGCAAACCGTGGCGAAATAGCGGTACGCATTATCCGGACCGCAAAAAAAATGCAGATCAGCACGGTACTGATCTATGCGCCCCAGGATGCTGATGCCGCTTATCTCAAAGAAGCGGATGAAACCGTTCTGCTGGATGGGCAGTCGCTCAATGAAACCTACCTGAATATCGGCAGCATCATTGCCGCAGCAAAAGCGACCCATGCCGATGCCATCCACCCGGGTTATGGGTTTCTTTCCGAAAATGCCGCGTTTGCAAGCGCCTGCAGGGATGAGGGCATTATTTTTATAGGCCCCACACCGGAAGCGATGGAGGCCATGAGCAATAAGATCGCTGCACGCAAAACGGCCCAGGCAGCCGGTGTACCGGTTACCCCGGGCATTACCGGCACTATACCGGAGCTGCTGGCCCAATACCCTTCTATTGGTTTTCCATTGCTGATAAAGGCTGCTGCCGGTGGGGGTGGTAAAGGGATGCGCGTGGTACAACAGGAACCGGAATTAAAAGATGCCCTGGAAGCAACAGCACGCGAGGCAAAAAATTATTTTGGTGACGACACTGTTTATATTGAAAAATACATTGAAGCACCCCGGCATGTGGAAGTGCAGGTGGTGGGCGATCAGCAGGGGCATGTTATTCACTTGTTTGATCGGGAATGCTCGCTGCAGCGAAGGCATCAGAAGATCATTGAGGAAGCACCCTCCCCCACCTTAACACCGGAAGTACGGGAAAAGATCTGTAACGCAGGAGTACAGCTTGCTGCTGCGATCGGTTACCAGAGTGCGGGCACCCTTGAATTTTTAGTAGATCCCGATCTTAGTTTTTATTTTCTTGAAATGAACACCCGCATACAGGTAGAACATCCGGTTACAGAACTGACGACCGGCATCGACATTGTGGAACAGCAGATCCGCATTGCCCGTGGGGAGCCGCTCAGTCTTCAGCAAAAGGACATCCATCAAAAAGGGCATGCCATTGAATGCCGTATTTATGCCGAAGACCCGGAACAGCAGTTTTTGCCATCACCCGGTAAAATAACTTTTTATAAAGAACCAGGAGGTGAAGGCATCCGCATTGATGGTATGCTGCTGCAAAGTGATGCAACAGTTACGGGAGATTTTGATCCCATGATCGCCAAGCTGATCACCTGGGGTACCAATCGTGAAGCAGCAAGAACAAAAATGACTGAAGCCCTGCAACAGTATTTTATCTATGGCATCAAAAATAATCTTACATTTTTACGGGGATTATTACAGCACCCGGATTTTATTGAAAACAGGATCTCTACAAAATATATTGATCAGCATTTACAGGTGCTCCTTCATGATCTTAACGAACAGCAAAAAAATGATCCGTTGGTGCCCCTGGCAGCGGCGCTGGTATTTAGCCTAAAACAGGGGCAGCACTCCTCTTCTGTCTGGAACCAGATCGGCTACTGGCGTCTGGTGCCGCAAATAACGTTCACAATGGATGACAAAAATTTTATTCTTTCGCTGACCAAAATTGCAGATGCGTTTGTTTGTTTTGAGTACAACGGACAATCCATACAGGCGCAGTTAGAAGATGCAGGTCAGCATCAGTTCCGTATTCATATACAGGAGCAGGTTTATCCCGTGTATATTTTTAAGTGGTTACCGGGTGTGTATATGATCCGATATAACGGTGTTGATTACGAGGTAAAACGCAATGATATCCTGCATATAGTAGACGAGCAGCTGCCACCTCCTGCATCCACTGTTGCAAAACAGGGCGGCATCACCGCACCCATGCCCGGCAAGGTGATCAAGGTTGCAGTAACAGAAGGCACCGCCGTTAAAAAAGGGGACCTGCTGGTAATTGTGGAAGCCATGAAAATGGAAAACAATATCCTGAGCCCCGCGGATGGCGTTGCGGATGGGGTGTTTGTAAAAGAAGGTGATAAAGTAGATACGACAGCCGTCTTGGTTCATATAAAATAA
- a CDS encoding acyl-CoA dehydrogenase family protein → MDYTLSEEHQSIRNMVRAFAEKNIKPLAQELDEKEQFSPELTRQMGELGLMGIYLPEKYGGAGMDYLAYIIAVEEIARVDGSQAATLAAHNSLGIGPIYNYGTEEQKLQYLPRLCTGTELWSFGLTEPGAGSDSRASKTTAKTDGDQWVINGSKIFITNGSVELNRGTTVQAVTNEVNGKKEFTTIIVDRDTPGFTQQAMHGKMMWRASDTSQLFFDDCRVPQSHTLGPVGEGSKIMLRTLDAGRLSIAAMGLGCAQGAFEMALSYAQERKQFGNTISSFQVSQFKLADMALKIELARTFLYKACWLKDTGQPFTKEAAMAKLYCSEIAKEVADAAVQLHGGYGLMKEYNVERFYRDQRLLQIGEGTSEIQRIVIAKQLGL, encoded by the coding sequence ATGGATTACACGTTAAGCGAGGAGCACCAGTCGATCCGCAACATGGTGCGTGCGTTTGCAGAAAAGAACATCAAACCGCTGGCACAGGAGCTGGATGAAAAAGAACAGTTCTCGCCGGAGCTGACCCGGCAAATGGGTGAGCTGGGACTGATGGGTATTTATCTCCCTGAAAAATACGGTGGCGCCGGTATGGACTACCTGGCTTATATCATCGCCGTAGAGGAAATAGCGCGGGTGGATGGATCACAGGCGGCCACCCTGGCGGCGCACAATTCCCTGGGCATTGGCCCAATTTATAATTATGGTACTGAAGAACAGAAACTGCAATACCTGCCCCGGCTTTGCACCGGCACGGAGCTCTGGTCGTTTGGCTTAACAGAACCCGGCGCCGGCAGCGACTCCCGCGCCTCCAAAACCACGGCGAAGACCGATGGCGATCAATGGGTGATCAACGGCAGCAAGATCTTTATCACCAATGGCTCCGTGGAGCTGAACCGTGGCACTACGGTACAGGCAGTGACCAATGAAGTGAATGGCAAAAAAGAATTCACCACCATTATTGTGGACCGGGACACCCCCGGCTTTACACAGCAGGCCATGCACGGCAAAATGATGTGGCGCGCCAGCGACACGTCACAATTATTTTTTGACGATTGCCGCGTACCCCAATCACATACACTGGGGCCTGTTGGTGAAGGATCAAAGATCATGCTGCGTACGCTGGATGCCGGCCGGCTGAGTATTGCCGCCATGGGGCTGGGTTGCGCACAGGGGGCCTTTGAAATGGCATTGAGCTATGCACAGGAACGGAAACAATTTGGAAATACCATATCTTCTTTCCAGGTCAGCCAGTTCAAACTGGCAGATATGGCCCTGAAAATAGAACTTGCCCGTACCTTCTTATATAAAGCGTGCTGGCTGAAAGATACCGGTCAGCCTTTTACAAAAGAAGCAGCCATGGCAAAGTTGTATTGCTCGGAAATTGCAAAAGAAGTAGCCGACGCCGCCGTGCAGCTGCATGGAGGCTATGGGCTGATGAAAGAATATAATGTAGAACGCTTTTACCGGGATCAGCGGTTGTTACAGATCGGTGAAGGAACGTCAGAAATACAACGGATCGTAATTGCGAAGCAGTTGGGATTATAG
- a CDS encoding four helix bundle protein — protein MAFRFEELNVWHKAVDESNEIDLITKTFPVEERYSLSTQLKRAADSVVLNIAEGSTGQTIPVFKQFLNIALRSAIEVVAGLFLAKKRNYLTEDLFKKLYDDYELLSKMITRLRNSL, from the coding sequence ATGGCATTCCGTTTTGAAGAATTAAATGTATGGCATAAAGCTGTTGATGAATCCAATGAAATTGATCTTATAACAAAGACCTTTCCTGTTGAAGAAAGATATAGTCTTTCTACTCAACTAAAAAGGGCTGCTGATTCAGTTGTACTGAATATTGCCGAAGGCTCTACAGGACAAACCATTCCTGTATTTAAGCAATTTTTAAATATAGCCCTACGTTCAGCCATTGAAGTAGTAGCCGGGTTATTTTTAGCAAAAAAGAGGAACTATCTTACAGAAGATTTGTTTAAGAAATTATACGATGACTATGAGTTACTGAGCAAAATGATCACCAGACTCCGTAATTCCTTATAA
- a CDS encoding DUF6992 family protein: MKWLYVLLLSCWCCSLQAQQNATLTIDDLHQQRIETNRKGMWVLTGWGVVYMGSGIIGAISTKNTEVKAFHTMNALWGVVNTGIGVLGLLRAKKEKGLSFSDAGKYKAYKNVKKLYAINGGLDLLYIGTGIFLRVRANHAKNPARNRGYGNSLIVQGAGLLLFDATLYLSHQKQHRYWKKAAPEFAVTENGIGMVYQF, translated from the coding sequence ATGAAATGGCTATATGTGCTACTCCTGAGTTGCTGGTGCTGCTCTTTACAAGCGCAGCAGAATGCCACATTAACTATTGACGACCTGCATCAACAACGGATTGAAACAAACAGGAAGGGTATGTGGGTACTAACCGGCTGGGGCGTAGTATATATGGGCAGTGGTATTATAGGAGCCATCAGCACAAAAAATACAGAAGTTAAGGCTTTCCATACCATGAATGCCTTATGGGGTGTGGTCAATACCGGCATTGGTGTTTTAGGGTTGCTACGCGCTAAAAAGGAAAAAGGATTATCCTTTTCGGATGCCGGTAAATACAAAGCTTACAAAAATGTAAAAAAGTTATATGCGATCAATGGGGGCCTCGACCTGTTGTATATAGGCACCGGGATATTTTTAAGGGTCAGGGCGAATCATGCAAAGAACCCGGCAAGAAACAGGGGATATGGAAATTCATTGATCGTTCAGGGCGCCGGGCTGTTGTTGTTTGATGCCACGCTGTACCTGAGCCATCAAAAACAGCACCGTTACTGGAAGAAAGCAGCGCCCGAATTTGCGGTTACGGAAAATGGTATCGGTATGGTTTATCAGTTTTAG
- a CDS encoding carboxyl transferase domain-containing protein: MYRIQSAVDIHSAPFNENKKVYQQLLEQYRQRMKSVLHDEAQPSVQKHKKRGKLLARERVDNLLDPNTPFLELSPLAAFDVYDNQFPSAGIITGIGTVHGHRVMIIANDATVKGGTYMELTIKKHVRAQEIALENQLPCIYMVDSGGAFLPEQDKVFPDRHDFGRFFYNQARMSAAGIPQIAIVMGSCTAGGAYVPAMSDETIIVRNQGTIFIGGPPLVKAATGEEVSAEELGGAVVHTSVSGVADHIAEDDAHALVLCRNIIQTFKQPEAQPLERLPAEEPFYDPEELYGIVQPDLKKPVDPKEIIARMVDGSRFHEFKANYAPTLVTGFAHMMGYPIGIIANNGVLFGESALKGAHFVELCTARKTPILFLQNITGFIVGKEYEHKGIARDGAKMVHAVANANVPKFTVVFGGSFGAGNYAMCGRAYDPRFLFMWPHAKISVMGGEQAAGVLTTVKEEQLKAAGKEFPETEKETLRQSILKKYETEGSAYYSTARLWDDGIIDPADTRKIIALGIAVSLNKKWEETKNGVFRM, translated from the coding sequence GTGTACCGGATCCAATCAGCGGTGGATATTCATTCCGCCCCGTTCAATGAAAATAAAAAGGTCTATCAGCAACTGCTGGAGCAATACCGGCAGCGCATGAAAAGCGTGCTGCATGATGAGGCCCAGCCTTCTGTTCAGAAACATAAAAAAAGAGGAAAACTATTGGCACGGGAGCGGGTGGACAACCTGCTGGACCCCAATACGCCTTTCCTGGAGCTCTCCCCCCTTGCTGCCTTTGATGTTTACGACAATCAATTTCCTTCGGCGGGGATCATCACCGGCATTGGCACCGTGCATGGGCACAGGGTAATGATCATTGCCAATGATGCCACGGTAAAAGGGGGTACTTATATGGAGCTGACCATAAAAAAACATGTACGGGCGCAGGAAATTGCGCTGGAGAATCAGCTTCCCTGTATCTATATGGTAGACTCCGGTGGCGCCTTCCTTCCGGAGCAGGATAAGGTATTCCCGGACCGGCATGATTTCGGTCGCTTTTTTTATAACCAGGCGCGGATGTCGGCCGCGGGCATTCCGCAGATCGCCATTGTGATGGGCTCCTGTACCGCAGGCGGGGCCTACGTGCCGGCCATGAGCGATGAAACGATCATTGTGCGTAACCAGGGTACTATTTTTATAGGCGGGCCACCACTGGTAAAAGCCGCCACCGGCGAGGAAGTGAGCGCTGAAGAGCTGGGTGGCGCCGTGGTGCATACCTCTGTTTCCGGTGTGGCAGATCATATTGCAGAAGATGACGCGCACGCTCTGGTGCTTTGCAGGAACATTATCCAGACCTTTAAACAGCCGGAAGCGCAGCCATTGGAGCGTCTGCCGGCTGAAGAACCTTTTTATGATCCTGAAGAATTGTACGGTATTGTACAGCCCGATCTGAAAAAACCGGTAGATCCGAAAGAGATCATTGCCCGCATGGTAGATGGCAGCCGTTTTCATGAATTTAAAGCGAACTATGCTCCTACCCTGGTCACCGGTTTTGCACATATGATGGGGTATCCCATCGGTATCATTGCCAACAATGGAGTGCTGTTTGGCGAATCCGCATTAAAGGGTGCGCATTTTGTGGAATTGTGCACGGCCCGCAAAACGCCTATTTTGTTTTTACAGAACATTACCGGATTTATCGTGGGCAAAGAATATGAGCATAAAGGCATTGCGCGCGATGGTGCCAAGATGGTACATGCCGTGGCCAACGCCAATGTACCCAAGTTCACCGTAGTGTTTGGCGGTTCCTTTGGTGCGGGTAACTACGCCATGTGCGGACGGGCTTATGATCCGCGCTTTTTATTTATGTGGCCGCATGCCAAAATATCCGTGATGGGTGGCGAGCAGGCCGCTGGTGTATTAACCACCGTAAAGGAAGAACAACTAAAAGCTGCAGGTAAGGAATTTCCGGAAACAGAAAAAGAGACGCTGCGCCAATCGATCCTGAAAAAATATGAAACCGAGGGCTCGGCCTATTACAGCACGGCCCGGTTGTGGGATGACGGCATCATTGATCCCGCAGATACCCGAAAGATCATTGCCCTGGGCATTGCCGTTTCTTTAAACAAAAAATGGGAGGAAACAAAGAATGGGGTATTTAGAATGTAA
- a CDS encoding four helix bundle protein, with protein MLELSHKKLQVYQFALQLVKEIYLHTQAYPKEEQFVLVSQLRRAAISVCSNFAEGAARNSKVEKKRFYEISRSSLVEVDTQIELSLILEYLKKGEILNLEEHLESIFRMLSKMIANLESGSKK; from the coding sequence ATGTTAGAACTATCGCACAAAAAACTACAGGTATATCAATTTGCTTTACAATTAGTAAAAGAAATCTATCTGCACACCCAGGCTTATCCTAAAGAAGAACAATTTGTTTTAGTGAGTCAGCTCCGCAGAGCTGCTATTTCGGTTTGCAGCAACTTCGCTGAAGGAGCTGCAAGAAATTCAAAAGTTGAAAAGAAAAGATTTTATGAAATTTCCCGAAGTTCATTAGTAGAAGTTGATACACAAATAGAACTATCATTAATTCTTGAATACTTAAAAAAGGGTGAAATTTTAAACCTTGAAGAACATCTTGAATCTATATTCAGAATGTTAAGCAAAATGATTGCAAATTTAGAATCCGGAAGCAAGAAATAG
- a CDS encoding beta/alpha barrel domain-containing protein, translating into MSRDAQQGLSYTIPPEKRAAYINELMQVGFEVIDFGSFVSPKAVPQMAESAKVLEGINKEGSATKLLAIIGNARGATEAAAQNKVDVLGFPYSISNTFLERNIHSDSSKVLHVLNEIADISQSTGKQLRVYISMAFGNPYGDEWSEFIVQDAVYFLASRGVQTITLSDTTGLGTPELIYKLFKTLLPRFPDVELGLHLHTWPDEALEKIDAAWKAGCRSFDGVINGLGGCPLTGYELLGNVNTLQLLQYCRNKNITTGLDETRIQQIATAYLNFDMLKS; encoded by the coding sequence ATGTCCCGCGACGCGCAGCAGGGACTCTCCTATACCATCCCGCCGGAAAAACGGGCAGCCTACATTAATGAGCTGATGCAGGTTGGTTTTGAAGTGATCGATTTCGGAAGCTTTGTGTCGCCAAAGGCAGTACCGCAAATGGCGGAATCGGCAAAGGTGCTGGAAGGGATCAATAAGGAAGGCTCAGCCACCAAATTACTCGCTATTATTGGCAATGCACGGGGAGCAACCGAAGCGGCGGCGCAAAACAAGGTGGATGTTTTAGGATTTCCCTATTCCATTTCCAATACCTTTCTGGAACGGAATATCCATTCCGATTCTTCCAAAGTGCTGCATGTATTGAATGAAATTGCCGATATCAGTCAAAGTACCGGAAAGCAGCTTAGAGTGTATATCAGCATGGCGTTTGGAAATCCTTATGGCGATGAATGGTCGGAATTTATTGTACAGGACGCTGTTTACTTCCTTGCCAGCAGAGGGGTACAGACCATTACCTTATCGGATACTACGGGTCTGGGAACGCCCGAGCTGATTTACAAACTTTTCAAAACGCTGCTCCCGCGTTTTCCTGATGTGGAACTGGGTCTGCACCTGCATACGTGGCCGGATGAAGCATTAGAAAAGATTGATGCGGCCTGGAAGGCTGGCTGCCGCAGTTTTGACGGGGTGATCAACGGGCTGGGCGGTTGCCCGCTTACCGGTTATGAGCTGCTGGGAAATGTAAATACCCTGCAACTGCTGCAATATTGTCGTAACAAAAATATCACGACCGGCCTGGATGAAACCCGTATTCAACAGATCGCCACAGCGTACCTCAATTTTGACATGCTGAAATCTTAA
- a CDS encoding cytochrome d ubiquinol oxidase subunit II, translating into MKRNYFLLCGLLLAIALLSGILTSGISLIGRIGVNTFYKSYQFFRVWWQAGLVCLLLLLLVTGLLYLIDRKFTGIRRKSILGAFLVIFLAGLYMTYSNFRTDLAHRWLGERFHLGVYLYWIGFCVADVFFIITARPVKPVLADHLPHNEQERNSF; encoded by the coding sequence ATGAAAAGAAATTATTTTTTGTTGTGTGGCCTGCTGCTGGCAATAGCATTATTATCCGGTATTTTAACATCGGGTATTTCCCTGATAGGCCGCATAGGCGTCAATACCTTTTACAAAAGCTACCAATTCTTCCGGGTATGGTGGCAGGCCGGGCTGGTTTGCCTGTTATTGCTGCTGCTGGTTACAGGGCTTTTGTATCTTATTGACCGGAAGTTTACGGGCATCCGGCGCAAAAGCATCCTGGGCGCATTCCTCGTTATTTTTTTAGCGGGCCTGTATATGACCTATTCCAATTTCCGTACTGATCTTGCTCACCGCTGGCTGGGTGAACGTTTTCATTTGGGTGTTTATTTGTACTGGATCGGCTTTTGTGTGGCGGATGTGTTTTTTATAATAACAGCACGGCCGGTGAAACCGGTTTTAGCAGATCACCTGCCTCATAATGAACAGGAGCGCAATAGCTTTTAA
- a CDS encoding CoA transferase subunit A, with protein MNKVVSNATAAIKDIKDGMTLMVGGFGLCGIPENCIKALTETGLKELTCISNNAGVDDFGLGLLLQKKQIKKMIASYVGENAEFERQLLNGELEVELIPQGTLAERCRAGGAGIPAFYVPAGYGTEVAEGKEVREFNGKPHLLEHALTADFAIIKAWKGDTHGNLIYKETAGNFNHPMATAGRITIAEVEELVPAGQLDPMQIHTPGVYVNRIFQGVDYEKRIEQLTES; from the coding sequence ATGAATAAAGTAGTATCCAACGCAACAGCAGCCATTAAAGATATTAAAGATGGCATGACACTGATGGTAGGCGGTTTCGGGCTGTGTGGAATCCCCGAAAACTGCATCAAAGCGCTCACGGAAACCGGACTGAAAGAGCTCACCTGTATCTCCAATAACGCCGGGGTGGACGATTTTGGACTCGGCCTGCTGCTGCAAAAAAAACAGATCAAAAAAATGATTGCCTCTTACGTGGGAGAAAATGCTGAGTTTGAGCGGCAGCTTTTAAACGGGGAGCTGGAAGTAGAACTGATCCCCCAGGGCACCCTCGCCGAACGCTGTCGTGCGGGCGGAGCGGGCATTCCGGCTTTTTATGTACCGGCAGGATATGGCACCGAAGTGGCCGAAGGCAAGGAGGTTCGCGAATTCAACGGAAAACCGCATTTACTGGAACACGCGCTGACAGCTGATTTCGCTATCATCAAAGCCTGGAAGGGTGATACCCATGGTAACCTGATCTATAAAGAAACAGCAGGCAACTTTAACCATCCTATGGCTACTGCCGGCAGGATCACCATTGCGGAAGTAGAAGAACTGGTACCTGCGGGACAGCTGGACCCAATGCAGATCCATACCCCCGGTGTATATGTAAACCGGATTTTCCAGGGAGTGGATTATGAGAAACGGATCGAGCAGTTGACAGAAAGCTAG
- a CDS encoding enoyl-CoA hydratase/isomerase family protein: MNHEPLAINYSLLTFHYSLMYTTIETEQHYHIATIWLNRPEVRNALNDTMISELIQAFEILGADDTVRVITLRGRGKVFCAGADLKWMKATSTSGYEESLEENRQLARCFQAVYNTPKPTIAVVHGAAMGGANGLLAACDFSYAADDTLFAFSEVRLGLVPATIAPYIVKRIGETKAKELILTGRQFHAKEAAQAGLINQVLQEMELESKVAELIQELLQGGPKSIAASKQLLHYIAATKLETSIPYTVEAIAKARSSAEGQEGMQAFFEKRKPSWI, translated from the coding sequence ATGAACCATGAACCATTAGCAATAAACTATTCACTATTGACTTTTCACTATTCACTTATGTACACAACCATAGAAACAGAGCAACATTACCACATCGCCACCATCTGGCTGAACCGGCCGGAGGTACGGAATGCGCTCAATGATACCATGATCTCCGAACTGATCCAGGCATTTGAAATACTGGGTGCCGATGATACCGTACGGGTGATCACTCTTCGCGGGCGCGGTAAGGTTTTCTGCGCCGGCGCTGATCTGAAGTGGATGAAAGCCACATCAACATCCGGCTATGAAGAAAGCCTGGAAGAGAACCGGCAACTGGCACGGTGTTTCCAGGCGGTCTATAATACACCCAAGCCCACGATCGCAGTGGTGCACGGAGCTGCAATGGGTGGCGCCAACGGGTTACTGGCGGCCTGCGATTTTTCCTATGCGGCCGATGATACACTGTTTGCTTTTTCCGAAGTACGGCTGGGTTTGGTACCGGCCACCATCGCCCCCTATATCGTAAAAAGGATCGGGGAAACAAAAGCGAAAGAACTCATCCTGACAGGCCGGCAATTCCATGCAAAGGAAGCAGCGCAGGCAGGGCTCATTAACCAGGTGCTGCAGGAAATGGAGCTGGAAAGCAAAGTGGCTGAGCTGATACAGGAACTGCTGCAGGGAGGGCCAAAATCCATAGCAGCAAGCAAACAACTATTGCACTATATAGCCGCAACAAAGCTGGAAACGTCCATTCCATACACGGTGGAAGCGATCGCAAAAGCCCGCAGCTCCGCCGAAGGCCAGGAAGGCATGCAGGCATTTTTTGAAAAGCGGAAACCCAGCTGGATATAG